A genome region from Vanessa cardui chromosome 24, ilVanCard2.1, whole genome shotgun sequence includes the following:
- the LOC124540126 gene encoding MTOR-associated protein MEAK7 produces MGNTSKKLAAKCTLLTKDEQKYVAATFRAASKNSERIREEDLIKFWGPQIDPRLAQYLTNFLFGSGQQKTATVEFNRFAELYVYNVRGTVEERMMVTYNCLGMDYNEDVELPFQLLKEYCESIVSTYIKIVKSSSSKRARTWIEKGFRATASHVQALGEAVAASVGGDTESPQHCTAQQLSKWLQSNILLKQVAELVYVNLYGINKRAGDESPTPLPPAAPSLLPGPDGLDPMPDYPAFIDLSHIVWINAHLPQQFQHKWRFLFSTHIHGESFSTMTGRIIEQGPSIIIIEDSSGYIFGGFAPAPWAFGPNFTGTDESFLFTCAPKMRIYPATNYNDHYQYMNHHTKTLPNGLLMGGQFHFGGIWVNAEPFGEGSSAESCSTYRGYRRLSKEPSFRIRSLEVWGVGDKPVIDKDEDERDLSVLDTNPEAKAILDMAGRTRHSDGIREPPPL; encoded by the exons AAATTTTGGGGTCCACAAATAGATCCGAGGCTAGCGCAGTATCTCACAAACTTCTTATTCGGTTCCGGACAACAGAAGACAGCTACCGTTGAGTTCAATCGATTCGCTGAACTATATGTTTACAATGTTCGTG GTACAGTCGAGGAAAGAATGATGGTCACATACAACTGTCTCGGCATGGACTACAACGAGGATGTCGAACTGCCCTTCCAGCTTTTAAAAGAG TACTGTGAAAGCATCGTGTCGACGTATATAAAGATAGTGAAATCGTCGTCATCGAAACGAGCGAGGACATGGATAGAGAAGGGGTTCAGGGCGACGGCGTCGCACGTGCAGGCCCTGGGTGAAGCAGTCGCGGCGTCCGTCGGCGGTGATACGGAATCGCCCCAACATTGCACGGCGCAACAGCTTTCGAAATG GCTTCAGTCAAATATTCTGCTGAAACAAGTGGCTGAGTTGGTATACGTGAACTTGTACGGGATCAACAAGAGGGCAGGCGACGAGAGCCCCACCCCCCTCCCGCCGGCCGCGCCCTCCTTACTGCCCGGACCTGACG GGTTGGACCCAATGCCGGACTACCCGGCGTTCATCGACCTGTCGCACATCGTGTGGATCAACGCGCACTTGCCACAGCAGTTCCAGCACAAGTGGCGTTTCCTGTTCTCCACGCACATACACGGCGAATCCTTCTCCACTATGAccg GTCGTATCATAGAGCAAGGGCCATCCATAATAATAATCGAAGATTCCAGCGGTTACATATTCGGAGGCTTCGCCCCTGCACCCTGGGCCTTCGGTCCCAACTTCACCGGCACGGACGAGTCGTTCCTGTTCACCTGTGCACCCAAAATGAGGATCTACCCGGCGACTAATTATAATGATCATTACCAATACATGAATCATCATACGAAGACCTTACCTAATGGCTTG CTGATGGGCGGGCAGTTCCACTTCGGCGGCATCTGGGTGAATGCGGAGCCGTTCGGCGAGGGCTCGTCCGCGGAGTCGTGCTCCACCTACCGCGGCTACCGCAGGCTCAGCAAGGAGCCCTCCTTCCGCATCCGCAGCCTCGAGGTCTGGGGCGTCGGCGACAAGCCCGTCATCGACAAGGACGAG GACGAGCGCGACTTGAGTGTACTGGACACGAACCCGGAGGCCAAGGCCATCCTCGACATGGCGGGCCGTACGCGCCACAGCGACGGCATCCGCGAGCCGCCGCCGCTCTAA